AAAATCTAAAATTGCCAGACAGTAACACCAGACAGGGACTCTCGCATGAACATCAATCAATCGGAATCAACTGTAGAGTTGACAAACCTATCACCTCCTTACTTTCTCTTCGGCACAGACGTAGATGAGAAAAGTAGTAGCGAGCAGTTTCTACTGAGTATCTACGATTCAGTTCAGGCATCGATTTTTGTGGTAGATGTTCAAGAAGATGGAGATTTTCGGTATGTGGCATTGAATCCAACTCATGAGCGATGGATAGGTATGCGTTCTGAGGATCTCAAGGGCAAAAAACCAGAGGATATTCTCTCGCCAGTCGATGCTGCTAGGGTGCGTCAGCATTATACAGACTGCGTGCGCTTTGGTAAAACTATTTCCTACGAACAATGCTTGCAATTTCAGGGTAAGCGCACTTGGTGGAGTACGACTCTAACGCCACTGCGAGATGCTAACGCGAAGATTTACCGACTTATTGGTACTAGTAGTAATATTACACCCCCCAAGAAGGTAGAACGAAGTGGCAGACTACAACAGCAAGGACGCAATCTGTTAGAAGCTCTCGCCCAACAGATTCGCCATTCAGAAGATTTAGATATTATTCTACCACAAACAGTAAAACAAATCAGGCAAATTTTGCAATGCGATCGCGTCCTGATTTACCGTTTTGGGACTGATGGAACTGGGGTAGTAGTTGCGGAATCAACTGTGATTGCAACAGGTCCCCTGCTAGGAAAAAACATCGATGATCCCTGTTTCACTAATCAACATCAACAAAGCTACACACGCGGGGGAATTGAAGTTGTTGAAGATATTTATGCCCCTGGGTTACATCCTTGTCAACGGGATTTCCTCGCCTCCTTGCAGGTGAGAGCTAATTTAGCCGTGCCTATTTTGTTAAAGCAAGATTTGTGGGGGCTATTGATTACCCAACATTGCCAGGAACCACGTCAATGGCAGCATAGCGAAATTGACCTGCTCAACCAACTAGCAACCCAACTCTCAATTTCTGTCTTGCAAGCAGAACTGCATCAGCAAGTACAACACCTCAAAGCTCAGATGCAGCAGACACATAACTTTCAAGCACTGGTGCAGCGGATAACAGAAAAAATCCGTGATAATCTGGATGCAACTCAGATTCTGCAAACAGTTATTCAGGAATTGGTACAGTTACTCAAACTGGAAAGTTGCCAAATCGAATTATATAGTAGTAACTGCACTTTAGCAACAGTTGCCTACGAGTACTGCGCTAGTCTACCCCCAAGCCAAGGCTTAGTCACAGAGGTAGCAAACTTTCCCGACATGTATCAGCCACTGTTGCAGAAACAAACCCGGCAAACAGTAGAAATCGTTCCCCGATGGCACCCAAAGTTATTGATTGTCACCCAGATTGCTTGTCCTATTTTCGATGCTCAAGGAATACTCGGCAATCTTTGGCTGATTAGACCCACACAAGAAACCTTTGAGGAAGCGGAAATTGGGCTATTGCAGCAGGTAGCAAATCAATGTGCGATCGCCATTCGCCGTGGTAAACTTTACGACACAACCCAGGCACAGGACAGAGATCTCGAAACTGGTGAACACCTCAAAAACGAATTTCTCCGCACCCTCTCCCAAGAACTGCGGACACCCATAACTAGCATTAGCCTTGCAGCCCAAACCCTCGAAAGTTTGCTCACAGCAAATAAAGCATTAGATAGAGAACTAGTTTCACAACTTTTGCAGATTCTGCAAAACGAATGTGGACGAGGAAGCAAATTAATTCACGATTTGCTCGCACTGACCCATATAGAAACCAAACCCGACCCCCAGACATTAATTGTTATTGACTTACAAACCTGGCTACCCCCCATTGTCGAATCCTTTCGCGAAGTCACTGCTTGTCAGCGACAGGAGTTAACCCTCAATATTGAAACAGCACTCCCGGCTTTAGAGACAGACATCACCGATTTAGAGCGGGTGGTTACAGAACTCTTGAGCCATGTCTGCAAATATACACCCGTCGGTGAATCGATCACAGTATCAGCCCACCTCACAGCAGACAATCTGCAGATGAGTTTCCGCA
The Gloeotrichia echinulata CP02 DNA segment above includes these coding regions:
- a CDS encoding GAF domain-containing protein produces the protein MNINQSESTVELTNLSPPYFLFGTDVDEKSSSEQFLLSIYDSVQASIFVVDVQEDGDFRYVALNPTHERWIGMRSEDLKGKKPEDILSPVDAARVRQHYTDCVRFGKTISYEQCLQFQGKRTWWSTTLTPLRDANAKIYRLIGTSSNITPPKKVERSGRLQQQGRNLLEALAQQIRHSEDLDIILPQTVKQIRQILQCDRVLIYRFGTDGTGVVVAESTVIATGPLLGKNIDDPCFTNQHQQSYTRGGIEVVEDIYAPGLHPCQRDFLASLQVRANLAVPILLKQDLWGLLITQHCQEPRQWQHSEIDLLNQLATQLSISVLQAELHQQVQHLKAQMQQTHNFQALVQRITEKIRDNLDATQILQTVIQELVQLLKLESCQIELYSSNCTLATVAYEYCASLPPSQGLVTEVANFPDMYQPLLQKQTRQTVEIVPRWHPKLLIVTQIACPIFDAQGILGNLWLIRPTQETFEEAEIGLLQQVANQCAIAIRRGKLYDTTQAQDRDLETGEHLKNEFLRTLSQELRTPITSISLAAQTLESLLTANKALDRELVSQLLQILQNECGRGSKLIHDLLALTHIETKPDPQTLIVIDLQTWLPPIVESFREVTACQRQELTLNIETALPALETDITDLERVVTELLSHVCKYTPVGESITVSAHLTADNLQMSFRNSGLEIPANQLSRIFEPFYRLSKNDPWKSSGTGLELALVKKMVQHLGGSIYVESVAGQTTFIVELPI